A window of the Streptomyces griseochromogenes genome harbors these coding sequences:
- a CDS encoding DUF4395 domain-containing protein, giving the protein MDIDARGPRFGAVLTTVVLAVALITRSAWVLAWQTLAFALGAAGGVSRSPYGWLFRTLVRPRLGPPTEFEAPEPPRFAQAVGLTFAGLGLVGFTVGPAWLGLAATGAALAAAFLNAAFGYCLGCEMFLLLKRVTVRAE; this is encoded by the coding sequence ATGGACATCGATGCGAGGGGGCCGCGCTTCGGCGCGGTCCTGACGACGGTCGTGCTGGCGGTGGCGCTGATCACGCGGAGCGCCTGGGTACTTGCCTGGCAGACCCTGGCCTTCGCACTGGGCGCGGCAGGCGGGGTGAGCCGCTCGCCCTACGGGTGGCTGTTCCGGACCCTCGTGCGGCCGCGCCTCGGGCCGCCGACGGAGTTCGAGGCCCCCGAACCGCCGCGGTTCGCGCAGGCGGTGGGGCTGACGTTCGCCGGGCTCGGGCTCGTCGGGTTCACCGTGGGCCCGGCCTGGCTGGGACTCGCGGCGACCGGGGCGGCGCTCGCGGCAGCCTTCCTCAACGCCGCGTTCGGGTACTGCCTGGGGTGCGAGATGTTCCTGCTCCTGAAGAGGGTCACGGTACGCGCGGAATGA
- a CDS encoding flavin reductase family protein: MTATPDLGTFQLASPDLLRSTFRRHAAGVAVITARGSHGPVGFTATSLTSVSADPPLVSFGIGTGASSWPAVAETEHVGIHILGEHQSDLAATFARSGADRFGAPTSWREGPEGVPVLDDVPAWLVCRIVGRVPAGDHRIVLAEVVLGDSTGAGRPLLYHQGRFNGLRD, translated from the coding sequence ATGACGGCCACGCCCGACCTCGGCACCTTCCAGCTCGCCTCTCCCGACCTGCTGCGCTCCACCTTCCGCCGGCACGCCGCCGGTGTCGCGGTGATCACCGCGCGTGGCTCCCACGGCCCGGTCGGCTTCACCGCCACCTCCCTCACCTCGGTCTCCGCCGACCCCCCGCTCGTCTCCTTCGGCATCGGGACGGGAGCCTCCAGCTGGCCGGCCGTCGCCGAGACCGAGCACGTCGGCATCCACATACTCGGCGAGCACCAGAGCGACCTGGCCGCCACCTTCGCCCGCAGCGGGGCCGACCGCTTCGGCGCGCCCACCTCTTGGCGGGAGGGCCCGGAAGGCGTACCCGTCCTGGACGACGTGCCGGCCTGGCTGGTGTGCCGGATCGTCGGGCGTGTCCCGGCCGGTGATCACCGGATCGTGCTCGCCGAGGTGGTCCTCGGCGACTCCACGGGGGCCGGACGACCCCTGCTGTACCACCAGGGCCGCTTCAACGGCCTGCGGGATTGA
- a CDS encoding TlpA family protein disulfide reductase translates to MTGLVVCVAVLAVASAYGVLHKRRSGRMRVRGRDDGKRLRAAELGGELGERATLVQFSSAFCAPCRATRRVLGEVALMVPGVTHVEIDAEAHLDLVRELEILKTPTVLVLDADGRVVRRATGQPRKADVIAALGEAV, encoded by the coding sequence ATGACCGGACTGGTGGTGTGCGTGGCGGTGCTCGCCGTGGCGAGCGCCTACGGAGTGCTGCACAAGCGGCGGAGCGGGAGGATGCGGGTGCGCGGGCGGGACGACGGCAAGCGGCTCCGAGCGGCCGAGCTGGGCGGCGAACTGGGCGAGCGGGCCACGCTCGTGCAGTTCTCCAGCGCGTTCTGCGCACCCTGCAGAGCCACCCGGCGGGTGCTCGGCGAGGTGGCCCTGATGGTCCCCGGCGTGACCCACGTCGAGATCGACGCCGAGGCCCACCTGGACCTGGTGCGCGAGCTGGAGATCCTCAAGACGCCCACCGTGCTGGTCCTCGACGCGGACGGCCGGGTGGTGCGGCGGGCCACCGGCCAGCCCCGCAAGGCCGATGTGATCGCGGCGCTGGGCGAGGCGGTCTGA
- a CDS encoding lysophospholipid acyltransferase family protein, with product MAELVYRPVIGLAKTLFKAWDLKIDCQGSENIPHSGGAVLVSNHISYLDFVFNGLAALPQKRLVRFMAKESVFRHKVSGPLMRGMKHIPVDRKQGDAAYAHALDSLRSGEVVGVFPEATISQSFTLKSFKSGAARLAQEAGVPLVPMAVWGTQRLWTKGHPRNFKRSHTPIAIRVGEPFEAPRDQYAGAISRRLRERVQELLDAAQRSYPTRPKGTEDSWWLPAHLGGTAPTVEQLKAAEAR from the coding sequence ATGGCAGAGTTGGTCTACCGTCCCGTCATCGGTCTCGCCAAGACGCTGTTCAAGGCCTGGGACCTGAAGATCGACTGCCAGGGGTCGGAGAACATCCCGCACTCGGGCGGCGCCGTGCTGGTGAGCAATCACATCAGCTACCTGGACTTCGTCTTCAACGGCCTGGCGGCCCTGCCGCAGAAGCGCCTGGTGCGCTTCATGGCGAAGGAGTCGGTCTTCCGGCACAAGGTGTCCGGACCGCTGATGCGCGGGATGAAGCACATCCCGGTGGACCGCAAGCAGGGCGACGCGGCCTACGCGCACGCACTGGACTCGCTGCGCTCCGGCGAGGTCGTCGGGGTGTTCCCCGAGGCCACCATCTCGCAGTCCTTCACTCTGAAGAGCTTCAAGTCGGGCGCGGCCCGTCTCGCCCAGGAAGCGGGCGTCCCGCTCGTCCCGATGGCGGTGTGGGGCACGCAGCGACTGTGGACCAAGGGCCATCCGCGCAACTTCAAGCGCAGCCACACCCCGATCGCCATCCGGGTCGGCGAGCCGTTCGAGGCCCCGCGCGACCAGTACGCGGGGGCCATCAGCCGCCGCCTGCGCGAGCGCGTCCAGGAACTCCTCGACGCCGCGCAGCGCTCCTACCCCACGCGCCCCAAGGGCACGGAGGACTCCTGGTGGCTGCCGGCGCACCTCGGCGGCACGGCGCCGACGGTCGAGCAGCTGAAGGCCGCCGAGGCGCGCTGA